The DNA segment AAGATAATTTGATGAAATTAAGATCGGAATTACTTACACATGAATATCAACCAAAACCTCTTAAGACATTTATCCTTAGAGATCCAAAAACAAGAAAAATAAGTAAGTCTGCATTTAGAGATAGAGTAATACATCATGCAATATGTAATTTAATAGAGTCTGTTTTTGATAAACGATTTATTCAGGATTCATTCGCAAATAGATTAGGAAAAGGAACATTAAATGCAATAAAAAGATTCGATGTATTTAAGAGAAAAGTCTCTAAGAATAATACGATTAGATGTTATGTTCTCAAAGCAGATATAAAAAGTTATTTTGATACTGTAAACCATGATATTCTCATAAAGTTACTTAGCAAAAGAATTCATGATGGCAGACTAATGTGGCTAATCAGAACAATTCTTGGCAATCATCAAGGAAAAGAGAGTAACAAAGGAATGCCATTAGGTAATCTAACTTCACAATTCTTTGCTAATGTTTATCTAAACGAACTTGATCAATATGTAAAACATAAACTAAGAGCAAAATATTATATTAGGTATGTTGATGACTTTGTAATTTTACACCAATCAAAGACAGTTCTTGAGGAGTATAAAAAGAAAATAATTTCATTTCTTGGAGACAAGCTTGATCTTAAACTTCATCCTGGAAAATCACAAATAATCAAATTAGAGAAAGGAATTGGATTCTTAGGATTCCGAATTTTTTATCATCATAAAATTTTAGTCAAGAAAAACATGCGTAAATTTGAAAATAAAATGGAGCAGATGAAAAAAGATTATCGCTTGGAGAAAATTGAGAGAGAAAAAGTTATTGAAAAATATGAAGGGTGGATTGCATATGCATCTCATGCCAACACCTACAAATATCGTAAACGAATGACAAGCAAATTGAATCATGCATTTCCTGCTCAGCCAGAAGTTAAAGTAACCTCCGTAAAAAAACATGAAAACTTCCACAAAAAAGTAGACCTTAGTAAAATTGAATTTAGTCAACAAAAAACATTACAACTCATCAACAAAGGACTAAATGTCAAACAAATAGCAAAAGAAAGAAATATTAAAGAAGGAACTGTATGGAATCATATTGCCAATTCAGTTCAGCACCATCAACTACCGTTAAAAAGAGTTATGGAAACTTACAAAGTAAGAAAAATTCTCAATGCAATTACATCTCCAGAAAATAAGTTGAAAGAAATTAAAAACAGAATAAAAGATGATTCAATATCTTATAACGAAATACAAGTAGTCCTAGCAAATGTAAAAGGAAAACATAAGAAGAAAAGTATCTCATATTATGTTGAATGGTATCAACGAACAAATTGTTTTAGAAAATGTTATTACAATAAAAATCAAAGAAATGAATGTCGTGTTAAATTTCAGCAATTAGTTGCTAAAGGATTAAACATGGAATTCTCTAAACATGATTTTCTAGATTTTTTTCATAATCACGTAAATATTTGTACATTGCCTGATAAAGATAAGAAAAAGTTTCTATCCTGGGGCGAATTTAAACAATCTCTGAAAAAGAAGAAGCATTAATTTCACTTCTTTTTCTCGCCACTGTTAGAGATTATTTCTTGCATCATTACTTTATAGTAATTTCCAAGTTTAATGTCTTCTTCAGTCTTAGCCCAAACATCGTGGTCAAATTTGTTAAATCCCCATTCTTGTAGATATTCTTCTGCAAGTTTTTGGTCTTTGAAAACCATTAGTCCGCTGTTATCTTTCTTTAACAGTATGCATACTTCTTTCATTTTGGATACCCCCTATTAATTAAAACTCACCCCTGAGAGTGGATAATACCTTAAAAGATATAATTTTTGTCATTTTAGGATATTTTTCTTGTTTTTTTAGCATGGAATTCTTTCACTCTTTGAGTAAACCATGCAGATGCAAGGTCTTCTAATTCGGCTAGAAACTCTTGTTTTGCCAATGAAAATTCTAGTTTACTCTCTTTAGTTCTTCGATCCATTGATTTGAGATATTGTTCCACTTCTTTGAATGATTTCTCTAGTATCTCGTTTTGAATCTCTTTCTTACGAGCCATATTGAGTGAAGCGCTTACCTTTTTTAAATACTTTGCTATCATTTAGGGATAACGATATTTCTCGAGTTTGTTTTTAGTTGTGATTTAGTTATTCTCTAGTTATGACAATAAATTTATCATTTGACTGGAAAACCTACTCTTGGCTTAAAAGAGGCAATCGAAGGATCGAAGTTCTAAAGTTCCTTGCTAAATCTGAAAAGCCACTAACTGCAACTGATGTTAAAAAGGAGCAGAAAGTAGATATTACACAATCTTCTTTTACTTTAAATGAGTTATGGAAGTTTAAGCTAATTGATTGTTTTAACCCAGAGGATCATCATGGTAAATTATTTGTAATCAATAAAAAAGGAATAAGTATGCTTGCTAAGCTGGAAAAATAAGGTTTCTGTACACTCTAATAAAATAATATAAAGAAAAAAATAGATTTCTTTATCTATGACAGATGAGCTTATCAAAGAGATAAATAGTTTTATTGAAGAACTAGATAAGACAATAGAAGATTCATACGATTCTAAAAATATTATTGATAGTTTCATCGCCAATAATTATTCTACGTCAGAAGAGATTAATCAATTCATTGAGATCATGCAAGATCTTGATGAAGAAAAACCAAAACAAGATCTAGAAGTCTTTGATGAAACACAGAATGAGATTTCATTCATGTTAGAAGAACCATCATCTTTTATTGGAGATTCATTAAAGAGACGTAATCTTGGAAATGGTATCTCAATTATAGTCGGATTTCTAAAGGATAGTACAAGAGCAAATTTAGCTTTACAAAGTTTCAGATTCAACAAGAAAGATCCATACAATTGGACTATGGACAAAGCTAAAGATTGGCTTAAAGGTAAAAAAGTCATTGAAGATAATAAAAGACAAGATCTCAAAAATCTTCAGTATGTAACTATTGATGACGTTAAAATTCTCCATGTTCTAAAAGAAGGAACTAAACTAAGAATATTAGGTGTAGCAATCAGTGAGGGAGAATGGAACGGAATATTTTATCCAGCTAAAGAACTTGAGAAAGGATGTAAAAGTCTTGTAGGAAGACCATTAAGAATAGATCACTCATCAAGTTCAAGAGATATAGTTGGAAAAGTAATCAAATCAGTTTATGTTCCTGAGAAAAAGTGGATCGAGTTTGAAGCAATCGTAACCGATGAAGAGATTGCACAAAAGTTACTCGACAAACTTATTGATTCTGTTAGTGTCGGCGTACTCATAGATAAAGATGAGGTTGATGGTAAACCTGTGGCTCGTAATCTTGAGTTTAAGGAATTAAGTTTAGTTGATGACCCAGCATGTAAAGATGCTAAGATTAAGCCTGTAAAAAATTGAGTTCTGGATGACTGTCCTGCATATGGTATGCGAAAGTCAAAGCAAATAGAAAAACCTATGGAGGAGATTTTACAATGGATGATGAACCAAAAGAATTGAAACAGGCAAAAGTCCTACTGAAGAAAGCTTCAGATGAACTTAATGCCAAAAACTCCGAGATTGATAAATTAAAATCAGAGTCTGATAAAAAAGACAAGTTAATTTCGGAACTTACTGCAAAACACGAGGAGTTGTCTAAACAACACACTGCAGTAGTTGAAGAACTAAAACAGATCAAGCAAGAAGCTCGTGATGAAGTTCTAAAGAAACAGATTGAGTCAGAAGAGAAACTTGGAATTTTAGAAATGTCAAAAGAAGACAGACTAAAAGAACTAAGAGAACTTGACGAGAAAGGTGGCTTTGATCTGTATGCAAAACAGACAGAGAAAATGATGGAACTGCACAAAGGTGTTGGTGACAGAAAGACTCTTGTCAATAATTCAAATCAACATAAGGATGCTAAGCAGGAGATTGCGAAAGCACTTGGGATGGAGGCTGAATAAAAATGACATACGATATTCAAATTGATGAAGGTAAGAGTCCAAGTATGCTAATGGCATCAGCAGATCTTACCAAAGGACAGTTTGTAGGTCTTGACTTACAACCAGCTGTGGCAGGTGCAGACACTTTAGGAGTGTGTATCAGAGACTCGTTAGCGAATAATCCAATTTCATTAGCATGTATTGGTACTTTCTACCTTGATGTAGAAGTTGGAGCTGCAGAGACAGTGAATGTTGGCGATGCATTGGAATTGAAAGATGCAAATACGTTAATTGCTTTGAATACAGGAGTATCCGTAGCAAAAGCGTATGAGAAAATCGACAATAGTGCAGGTGGAACTTCCGTTGTGAAAAAGATTCCTGTTAAAATAATCAAATAGAGGAGGAAAGATCACAATGAAATCAATGAAAGAACTGTTTTCAACACAAGATGCGGCACCTATCATTAAAGAAATCATTGACGCTAATGTGTTCAAGGTTGCTACAAGAGAAAGGGTTGGTCGTCAAATCTTGCGATTAATAAATTTGAGCGAGGGCTCTTCAATAAAAATCCCTAAGATGGGTAAAGGAAAAGCGTATGTTATTCCTGAACTTGGAGAAATCCCACTAGATGTAAGTACATTTGGTGATGTGGTTATCACACCATATAAGATTGGAAAAGCATTTGCTGTTCCATCAGAAGCTATCGAAGATTCAGCTTTTGACGTGATTAAACTAAAAGCAGATATGGCAACAGAAGATGTTGTTGCTAAAGAAGATGATGAAATCTTCAGAGTAATAAGTAATACTACAAACACTGTATCTCCAAAGACTGCAGGAGAGTTTGTCCAGGAAGACGTTATTACTCTAAGAAATGCTGTCAACAAGAATAACTACAAAGCCAAGTTCTTAGTAGGTCATCCTGATGATATCGCTAAGCTTGAGAAAGATCTTATTAGCAAGGGCTATAAGGCTTTTGATAGACTTGACGAAGATGGAATCATCGGTAATGTCTCTGGATTAAGGGTTCTTGAAACTACAGCTGTGGAAGCAGGTTCTGTTATTGCTTTGGATAGCAGAGCAGTTGTGTTAGTTGAAAGACGACCTCTGAAGTTGAAGAACTTTGAAGATCCATTAAGAGATCTTGCAGGTGGAGTTACACTAACTGAAAGAGTAGCACCAGCAGTCCTTGATGACAATGCAATAGCGAAGATGATTTTGTGATCCTAACCGATCACATTTTTTTATCTTCTCTATGGAGGGTGACCTATGGATTTAATTAGTGTAAAATCTCAGATAATAGTAGAAACAAATAAGTTTCGTTTAGGTCCTGCTCTCCTTAAACTGCAACCATTATCAACTGGATCTGCAACTAAGATAAGTAAAATTAAAGGAGTCAATGGAGCGATAGTTCCTATTCTTGGCTCTGCCCCTATTTCTTTATTTGAAGTTGATACAGTAATTGCTTTTCCACTTACATTAAAATTACCTCTTCTTTTCTCTTCTGAAAGTTTCGAAGATAATGATCTTGGATATATCATGCAAAAATCATTCAAAGAATGTTTTCATTTTGCAGATATAGAAAATCAAATTGTGATAGAAACTCTTATTGCAGGATCTGGAAAGACCATAAGTGCAGAGAGCCACCCAAGCGTAAAAGAAACCCCTCTAATAAAGAATATTCATGAAGGTATGAAGTTCTTAGAAGATCATAAATATACGCCAAATAAGCTAGTAATTAACCCAGACATAGCAGAATCATTAAGACAAAGAGAAGAACTAAAAGAAAAACTTCAATCATATGCTATGGATGTCATAATCAATTCATCTGTTCCAAAAGGGACTATCATCATTCTAGATAAAGATCACGCAGGACTGTTTATTGAAAGAGTGCCTGTTGAAATTAAAGATCACGTTGATTATTGGAAAGATCAGAAAGGATTCCTACTTAGAGAAAGAGTTGTCCCTGTTGTAACAGATGGAAATGCTGTGGTGGTGATTCAATAATGGGAGTTGAAATTGAATTACTTGAACAATTGAAAGAAGCTACCAAAGCTATTCAAACAGTAGCTGAAGCATTAACTATCAAAACAGATGGAAGTATCAACGTAAATGAACTTAATCCTCTTCAAGAGATCATGTTAAAAGATGGAAGTGGGGCTATCTATAAAGCAAGAGTTAATTCAGACGGAAGATTGCTTGTTGACACGAATCTTGTTATATCTCCCGATGCAATAATTACTGATCCAATTGATCCAAATAAGAAAGCAAAAGTCAATTCCTCTGGAAGACTTCTCGTTGAAACTGAACAGCAGGGAGCAAATGATACCATTATTGTAGATCCAATTGACAATGATAAAAAAGCTAAAGTGGATGCAAATGGAAGATTATTAGTAAGCGCTACCAGTGGGAACGGACTGCTTGGATCAGTAAAAATAGAAGATGCAACTGACTCAAGCAAGAAAGTTTTTGTTGATGCTTCTGGAAGAATGCTTGTTGCATTACCTCCACCAAGTCCACCTATAGGTACAACTGAAGTTAAACAAACCAAGTTTAATGATGTTGGTGGAAATAGTGCCGATTATGATTATTATATAATCCCAAATGGGGAGATTATTAGAATTCAGAAGCTACTTGGATCATCTGAAGATAGAGCAAAAGAATCATATGTTGCATTATGGTTAGACAATAATGGAGAAGACGCAACAGGAAGCGATGGTCATGTAAATTGGAGTCTTATCTCTATAGCTTTCTCAAATATTAGCAATGTGAATTTTGATCTTAATGAAGAAGTTACAGGTGATGGAACAAAAAGAATAGTTCTCCATAGAAGAAGAATGGATGCTGGAGCAAGATTGGTGTTTGCCAGATGGCAGGGGTATTACTAAATGGCAACAGTTGAAACATACAAAGGAAAAATAGAATTATACAACCCCGCGACCCAAGTAGACTTAACCACAGATTACTTGACTATCTTTGAAATTATCCATGAGGGTTTCATAGACATGATGAAACTTTCATTCAATAACTTATCTGATGTCGTGGTCAAGGTAACAATTGATGGAGAAACATATTATGAATTTAATCTTGAAGACCTCAAGAACCAAGTCAAACTCACA comes from the Candidatus Woesearchaeota archaeon genome and includes:
- a CDS encoding phage major capsid protein, which encodes MKSMKELFSTQDAAPIIKEIIDANVFKVATRERVGRQILRLINLSEGSSIKIPKMGKGKAYVIPELGEIPLDVSTFGDVVITPYKIGKAFAVPSEAIEDSAFDVIKLKADMATEDVVAKEDDEIFRVISNTTNTVSPKTAGEFVQEDVITLRNAVNKNNYKAKFLVGHPDDIAKLEKDLISKGYKAFDRLDEDGIIGNVSGLRVLETTAVEAGSVIALDSRAVVLVERRPLKLKNFEDPLRDLAGGVTLTERVAPAVLDDNAIAKMIL
- a CDS encoding helix-turn-helix domain-containing protein, giving the protein MCDQKNILVEIYDELCSYENLETAFNRARRGKTLKKYVIDFEENLKDNLMKLRSELLTHEYQPKPLKTFILRDPKTRKISKSAFRDRVIHHAICNLIESVFDKRFIQDSFANRLGKGTLNAIKRFDVFKRKVSKNNTIRCYVLKADIKSYFDTVNHDILIKLLSKRIHDGRLMWLIRTILGNHQGKESNKGMPLGNLTSQFFANVYLNELDQYVKHKLRAKYYIRYVDDFVILHQSKTVLEEYKKKIISFLGDKLDLKLHPGKSQIIKLEKGIGFLGFRIFYHHKILVKKNMRKFENKMEQMKKDYRLEKIEREKVIEKYEGWIAYASHANTYKYRKRMTSKLNHAFPAQPEVKVTSVKKHENFHKKVDLSKIEFSQQKTLQLINKGLNVKQIAKERNIKEGTVWNHIANSVQHHQLPLKRVMETYKVRKILNAITSPENKLKEIKNRIKDDSISYNEIQVVLANVKGKHKKKSISYYVEWYQRTNCFRKCYYNKNQRNECRVKFQQLVAKGLNMEFSKHDFLDFFHNHVNICTLPDKDKKKFLSWGEFKQSLKKKKH
- a CDS encoding DUF2190 family protein, with the translated sequence MLMASADLTKGQFVGLDLQPAVAGADTLGVCIRDSLANNPISLACIGTFYLDVEVGAAETVNVGDALELKDANTLIALNTGVSVAKAYEKIDNSAGGTSVVKKIPVKIIK